The region GTGCTGTCTCAATGGCGTGTTCGCCAAATAAACCGAGCTGAACCGATTCCAAGATTGCATGCGCTTCCTGAAATAGCCGTCCTGCGGCATGCCGCAACACAAGCGACGGGATCAGCCGAAGGCCTAAGGGTGCCCTTGCTTGAAGTCCTCGCGCGCGGTCTGCAATTTCGGAACTCCAATGCAGCGGAGCCAAACTGGGGTCAATTCCAATATCTAACATCGTTGTCTGTCGCCAAGCGGCGTCATCCAAGCGGTCCGCGTCCCCATCCGCTGCATTTAACGCGAAGAGGAAAGCCGTCAGGGCGTGGTGTCCTTCTTGCTCCCCCGTGATTGCCCACATTTGCCTAAATTCCTCTACTAAAAACGGGACCACGTCAGGAAGGGCAGAACTGCGTGAGTCATCAAGAAAACCAAGAAACTGCTCAAGACGGCTGCTTACCGAATCGAGCCGAAATTTCCTTCCGGCCGCGTCGCGTCCGGACCGAACCAACACATGGTCGGGCGTAATCAGGACATGATGAGCAAGGTCAGCCGACCATTGCCAGTTCTGAGAATTCTCCTGGGAAATATCCACCGTGGCGTCCATGACCGAGCAGGCAAAAGACGCACGTCGGCCATCAAGCATCGCATAGTGCTTGCCAGGCGAAACATCGTAATTTGCTGCAAACAGTGGGCTAATCGCCAAGCCCAAGGTGTTTGCCCATTCTGTTGCGCTGGTCACCTTACTGGGGAGTCTACCAAGAACCTCACCGACCCACAAGTGGGGGTTACTTTACTTATGCATCAAATGGGCAGAGGCCTACGCTTACCGCGCCCCTGCCGCGGCCTCAGCAGGGGCGCATGTCTGATTTTTCGATGTCTACCTTCCCGGTCAACTGATCGAACGTCAGCCGCTTCCCTACGATCTGCCGCACAGCCAAATCGAACCGCTGGCCGTCGTTCATGCCGATGCGATTGTTGTGCCGGAAGGTCTGCTCATCGAGGTAACGGAACAGGTGGAAGGGCTCCACGCTGACGTAGGTTCCGTTCAGCGAGCGCTTGAGAAGACTCCAGAAATTCTCGCAACCGTTCGTGTGGCACTGGCCGTTGACGTAGGCTACCGCGTGGTCAATCACTTCGTGCTGAAACTCGGTCATGCCTTCGTACGACTTTAGCGAGTCGGTGAAGATCGCGGAGCCCGCAACAACGTGTTCGCAGACTTCAGCCTGAAGCGCCTTCTTCTTCCGATTCGGGACGACCTTGGTAACGATCTTGCCGCCGCGTTCCAGGATGCCCATGACGGCGGTCTTATCTTTGCCGCCCGTCCCAGTGATTTTCCTCGCCTTCCGATCCGCATGCATGTTGCGAGCCTTGCCACCGATGAAAGTCTCGTCGGCTTCAACCTGTCCAGACAACTTGTTGAAGCTCCCCTGCGTCAGCGCGAAGCGGATGCGGTGATCGAGGAACCACGCGGTTTTCTGCGTCACGTCGATGGCGCGATGCACTTCGTAACTGCTGATGCCATTCTTGCAGTTCACGATTTGCCACATCGCCATCATCCACTTATCCAGACCGATGGGGGAGTCTTCCATGATCGTTCCGGTCTTCAGGGTAAACTGCGGCGCGTCGTGCTTCT is a window of Clostridia bacterium DNA encoding:
- a CDS encoding IS1595 family transposase produces the protein MKFLLIMAAEPNTLQEAIVYFADPVNCREYLVARRWPNGVECPRCGPKNVLFLEKYNRWHCREKHDAPQFTLKTGTIMEDSPIGLDKWMMAMWQIVNCKNGISSYEVHRAIDVTQKTAWFLDHRIRFALTQGSFNKLSGQVEADETFIGGKARNMHADRKARKITGTGGKDKTAVMGILERGGKIVTKVVPNRKKKALQAEVCEHVVAGSAIFTDSLKSYEGMTEFQHEVIDHAVAYVNGQCHTNGCENFWSLLKRSLNGTYVSVEPFHLFRYLDEQTFRHNNRIGMNDGQRFDLAVRQIVGKRLTFDQLTGKVDIEKSDMRPC